The Cellulosimicrobium sp. ES-005 genome segment CCCCGCGGGCGGGAGGGGCAGCTCCGCGATCTCGTCGCTCACGTCCTCCGGCAGCGCGGCGAACACCCAGCTGTCGGTGCGCGCCTCCCACCGCCACAGCTCTGCCTCGAACTCGAACCTCGTCCCCGCCACGAGACCATGGTGCCGCGGGCCACCCACACGGCGGGCGGGGGCGCGCGCCGCTCGCCTGCGACCCGGAGCCGTCGCCCCCTCGCGGGCGGGCGCGCAGGGCGCCACCATGGACGCATGAGGGCCATCTGGAAGGGCGCCATCACGTTCGGTCTCGTCAACGTCCCCGTCAAGGTGTACTCCGCGACGGAGGACCACGACGTGCCGCTGCACCAGGTGCACGACAAGGACGGCGGGCGCATCCGCTACCGGCGCGTGTGCGAGATCGACGGCGAGGTCGTGCCGTACGAGCACATCGACAAGGCGTACGACGACGGCGAGCGCACCGTCGTGCTCACGGGCGAGGACTTCGCGGCGCTGCCCGCCGAGCGCAGCCGCGAGATCGAGGTCGTCGAGTTCGTGCCGAGCGAGCAGATCGACCCGCTCCTGCTCGACCGCAGCTACTACCTGGAGCCCGACTCGAAGTCCAACAAGGCGTACGTGCTCATGCGGCGCACGCTCGAGGAGACCGACCGGACGGCGATCGTGAAGTTCGCGCTGCGTCAGCGCACGCGGCTCGCTGCGATGCGCGTGCGCGACGACGTGCTCGTGCTCCAGACGCTGCTGTGGGCCGACGAGGTGCGCGAGGCCGCGTTCCCCTCGCTGGACGACGAGGCGAAGGTGACCGACAAGGAGCTCGCCATGTCCGCGCAGCTCGTCGCGAGCTTCGAGGCGGACTTCACGCCCGAGGAGTACGAGGACGACTACCAGGTGCAGCTCCGCCAGCTCATCGAGGCCAAGCTCGAGCAGGGGGACGCGCTCGACACCGCCGAGACGTTCGGCGAGCAGCCCGAGAAGGGCGAGGGCGCCGAGGTGATCGACCTCATGGAGGCGCTGCGCAAGTCCGTCGCGTCCTCGAAGAGCAGCCGCGCCGGCGGGTCGGGGTCGTCCGGCGGGTCGACGGCGAAGGGCGGCTCGGGCCGCAAGGCCGCCTCGTCGTCGGGCAAGGGCTCCTCCGGTTCCCGGGCCAAGGGTGGCGGCGCGAAGGACGAGGGCTCGAAGCCCGCGGCCAAGAAGACCTCGGGCCGCTCGTCGTCCTCGAAGGAGAAGACGACGGCGAAGACGACGCGGAAGAAGGCGTCCGCGTAGGGCGGTCCCGCCGCCCCGGCCCGACCCGACGCGGGGCCCGGGGCGCGCGATGAGTTCGGCCCCTGGGACGCGTCGGAACCGGTGGGTGGTCGTCCGGCCACCCGCGAGACCGACGAAGCGAGACGACGATGCGCGCGATCGTGCCGAGCCTGTGGTTCGACGGCAACCTCGAGGAGGCCATCACCTTCTATGCGAGCGTGTTCCCCGACGCGACGGTCGGCGACGTGTTCCGCCAGCCCGACGGCACGGCGGTGTCGGCCGACTTCGAGCTCGCCGGGCACCGGTTCGCCGCCATCAACGGCGGCCCGCAGTTCCCGTTCACCGAGGCGGTGTCGTTCGTCGTCGAGTGCGAGTCGCAGGAGGAGGTCGACGCGTACTGGGCGGCGCTCACCGACGGCGGTCAGGAGTCGCAGTGCGGCTGGCTCAAGGACCGCTTCGGGCTGTCGTGGCAGGTGGTCCCCGTCGAGTTCCTCGCGATGCTGCAGGACCCGGACCCCGCCCGCGTCCAGCGCGTCGTCGACGTGATGATGACGCAGGCCAAGCTCGACCTGGGCCCGCTGCGGGCGGCGTACGACGGCTGATCCTCCGTCCGCCCCGGTCTCGGCGCACAGGGGGTTCGTCGGGGATGTCCAGGTCGTGCCCAGGTCTGGTTGAATGCGCTCGACATCTCCGCCGACGGCGCGCGCCGTCCTCTCGTGAAGGACCACGACACCGAGTGAAGAAGCTCCTTGCCGGCACCGTGGGGACGGTGCTGGCCCTCGGCGGCATCTCCGTCGCCACGGCAACCCCCGCAGCCGCCGCCGTCCCGGACGTCCAAGCCGGCTGCTCGTCCCTCTACGTCACGCTCGACGGATACCCGGACGGTACGGCGTTCGTCGCGACCGTCGACGGTGAGACCGTCGACGACGTCGTCTTCGACGGCTACCACACGCTCTGGTACGACGTCGACGGCTCGGTCGCGCACGACTGGAGCGTCGTCGTCGACGCACCCGGTGAGGTCGACGAGGACTTCTCGGACAGCGGTACGACGACGCCGTGCGGAGAGCCGCCCAGCGACTGGTTCTCCGCCGACGCGTACTGCGGGAACCTCAACGTCTCGCTCGGCGGCTTCCCGGCCGGCTCGGCGGTCACCGTCGTGGTGGACGCCGAGGTCGTCTCCGAGGGCCTCGTCGACGAGTACGGCTCCTACTGGTTCGGCACCCGGCTCGACGAGTGGTCGGGCCAGACGTGGCAGGTCGTCGTCGACGCGGAGGACGACGCCTTCGACCGCAGCGAGTCGGGCGTCTCGTCCTGCGGGTCGGGCGGCGAGATCGTCGTGCCCGAGACGCCCTCAGCCCTGACGGACTGCGCGGCGACGCCGCAGGACGTGCACCTCCCGCCCGACACCGCGCAGGTGTCGTACGCGCGTGGCGACGACGGCATCGTCGCGACGGCGGCGGCCGGGTACGAGTTCCCCGGCGGCGCCGGCACGACGGGTGAGTGGCGAGCGCTCGGGGACGGGCGGCTGCTCCTCGAGTGGTACTCCGTCGTGCGGCCGCGGTGCGCGCTCGACGTCGTCTCGGTGACGCCGGTGTGCGAGGCCGGCGAGCCGTTCGTCGACATCGCCGTCGACCCCCCGGCGGGAGTGGACGAGAGCTCGTTCCTCATCTCGTGGGAGGGGCCGAACACCGGGTACGACGTCGTGTACGGAGACGCCGGCTTCGGCCACCCGTGGGTCACTCGTGAGCCCTGGCCGGGATTCGTCACGCACGGCGACGGTACGGTCTCGCCGGCCTACGACGAGACGTGGAGGCTCGACGACATCGATCTGGTGCTCGGCGCGTCGGCGTGGGTCGACGGGTGGGCGTACTCACGGTCCTACGGGGCCGTCTGGGAGGACGCGCCGACGGCCGACCCGTGCGCCGACGACCCCGGGCCGCACTTCTCCGTCGACGTGAGCCCGCGCTGGCTCGCGGGCAAGCTCTACCTCAGCGTGCGCGTGCTCAACGAGGGCGACAGCACCGCGGACGTGAGCGTCGTGACGCCGTTCGGGCGCAAGCACTTCCCGCGCGTCGAGGCGGGGGCGAGCGCCTACCAGGCGTTCGCCGTGCGCACGACGGAGCCGGTCGAGGGCCAGGTGGACGTCTCGTTCGCCGCCGACGTCGACGGTGAGCAGGTCACGCGGGAGCGTTCCGTGGCGTTCTCATTCGGCGGGTAGCGGCAGGCAGCACCCCTGGGATCCGGAGGCCCGGTGGCACGTCGACAGGCGTGCCACCGGGCCTCCGGCGTCGCGGGACGGTCCCGGCTCAGGCGGTCGACGCGCGGCGCAGCGCGACGAGCTCGTCGATGAGCCGCAGGAGGTCGTCGACGTCGTCGCCGGGCCGGGGCCCGCGGAAGGCGAGGTCCTCCTCGGGGACGCCGTCGCCGTCGTCGGTCGCGGCCGTGCCGCCCGTGACACGACCGAGCACGTCGCTGCTCAGCGCGGCGTGCGCGTAGAGCCCGTCGCTGAGCAGGACGATCGCGCGCGCGACGACGGGGTCGCCGACCTCGTCGAGGACGGCACGGGTCCAGGCGTCGTGCGCGCCGTCGAGCGCGGCGCGGGCGCGCGGGAACGACCCCTGCGCCAGGCGCGAGACGGCGAGGTAGACGAGCTCGAACTCGGTGTCGACGAGCGTCGACGTGCGGATGAGGTAGTCCACGGCCCCGGCGGGCGCGGCGCGCATCGCCGCGACGTCGGCGGCGGTGAGCTCGCGCAGATGCTCGGTGAGACCGTCGGCGAGCGCGTCCTTGGAGCCGAAGTGGTAGAGCAGCCCGCCCTTGGACACC includes the following:
- a CDS encoding Ku protein — its product is MRAIWKGAITFGLVNVPVKVYSATEDHDVPLHQVHDKDGGRIRYRRVCEIDGEVVPYEHIDKAYDDGERTVVLTGEDFAALPAERSREIEVVEFVPSEQIDPLLLDRSYYLEPDSKSNKAYVLMRRTLEETDRTAIVKFALRQRTRLAAMRVRDDVLVLQTLLWADEVREAAFPSLDDEAKVTDKELAMSAQLVASFEADFTPEEYEDDYQVQLRQLIEAKLEQGDALDTAETFGEQPEKGEGAEVIDLMEALRKSVASSKSSRAGGSGSSGGSTAKGGSGRKAASSSGKGSSGSRAKGGGAKDEGSKPAAKKTSGRSSSSKEKTTAKTTRKKASA
- a CDS encoding VOC family protein — translated: MRAIVPSLWFDGNLEEAITFYASVFPDATVGDVFRQPDGTAVSADFELAGHRFAAINGGPQFPFTEAVSFVVECESQEEVDAYWAALTDGGQESQCGWLKDRFGLSWQVVPVEFLAMLQDPDPARVQRVVDVMMTQAKLDLGPLRAAYDG
- a CDS encoding TetR/AcrR family transcriptional regulator, coding for MPPPPAARAKVLRAFASLLVEQGERAATLDAVAERAGVSKGGLLYHFGSKDALADGLTEHLRELTAADVAAMRAAPAGAVDYLIRTSTLVDTEFELVYLAVSRLAQGSFPRARAALDGAHDAWTRAVLDEVGDPVVARAIVLLSDGLYAHAALSSDVLGRVTGGTAATDDGDGVPEEDLAFRGPRPGDDVDDLLRLIDELVALRRASTA